In a genomic window of Bradyrhizobium ontarionense:
- a CDS encoding thiolase family protein, which produces MTYITGTGLTSFGRHDGRSSLDLMSMAAQLALDDAGLTRRDIDGILCGYSTVSPHIMLATMFAEHFGIQPSYAHAVQVGGATGLAMVMLAHHLVEAGVVKHMLVVAGENRLTGQSRDVSIQALAQVGHPDYELPLGPTIPAYYGLVASRYMHEHGVTEQDLAEFAVLMRAHALDHPGAQFHEPITVAEVMASKPVARPLKLLDCCPVSDGGAAIIVSREPTGAIAVRVRGCAQAHTHQHVTAAPALSELGAEIAIAKAKSAAGVAIADINYAAVYDSFTITLCMLLEDLGLAGRGEAAARVRAGHFSRDGAVPLNTHGGLLSYGHCGVGGAMAHLSEAHLQMTERAGHRQVRDATLTLLHGDGGVLSSHVSMFWERVR; this is translated from the coding sequence ATGACCTACATCACCGGCACCGGCCTCACCTCGTTCGGCAGGCATGACGGCCGCTCCTCGCTCGACCTGATGAGCATGGCCGCCCAGCTTGCGCTCGACGATGCCGGGCTCACCCGTCGCGACATCGACGGCATCCTGTGCGGCTATTCGACGGTGTCGCCGCACATCATGCTCGCCACCATGTTCGCCGAGCATTTCGGCATCCAGCCATCCTATGCCCACGCCGTCCAGGTCGGCGGCGCCACCGGGCTGGCGATGGTGATGCTGGCGCATCACCTCGTCGAGGCCGGCGTGGTCAAGCATATGCTCGTTGTCGCCGGAGAGAATCGCCTGACCGGGCAGAGCCGCGATGTCTCGATCCAGGCGCTGGCCCAGGTCGGTCATCCCGACTACGAGCTGCCGCTCGGGCCGACGATCCCCGCCTATTACGGCCTCGTCGCCTCGCGCTACATGCATGAGCACGGCGTCACCGAGCAGGATCTCGCCGAGTTCGCCGTGCTGATGCGCGCGCATGCGCTGGACCATCCCGGCGCGCAATTCCATGAGCCGATCACCGTTGCCGAGGTGATGGCGTCGAAGCCGGTGGCGCGGCCGCTGAAGCTGCTCGATTGCTGCCCGGTGTCCGACGGCGGCGCCGCCATCATCGTCAGCCGCGAGCCGACCGGCGCCATCGCCGTGCGCGTGCGCGGTTGCGCCCAGGCGCACACCCACCAGCACGTCACGGCGGCACCCGCCTTGAGCGAGCTCGGCGCCGAGATCGCGATTGCAAAGGCCAAGTCTGCTGCCGGCGTGGCGATCGCAGACATCAACTATGCCGCCGTCTATGACAGCTTCACGATCACGCTGTGCATGCTGCTCGAGGACCTCGGCCTCGCCGGTCGCGGCGAGGCTGCGGCGCGTGTGAGGGCCGGCCATTTCAGCCGCGACGGTGCGGTGCCGCTCAACACCCATGGCGGGCTGTTGAGCTACGGCCATTGCGGCGTCGGCGGCGCGATGGCGCATCTCAGCGAGGCACATCTGCAGATGACGGAGCGGGCGGGTCACCGTCAGGTGCGCGACGCCACGCTGACCTTGCTGCATGGTGATGGTGGCGTGCTGTCGTCCCATGTCAGCATGTTCTGGGAGCGGGTGCGATGA
- a CDS encoding acyl-CoA carboxylase subunit beta: MSWQPELEELARREAFAREMGGPDKVKRQHDQGRLTVRERIDGVVDPGSFHEIGAVAGLGEYDEQGELTHVTPANCVFGRGRIDGRTVVVVGDDFTVRGGSADASIAAKPLMAEEMAHDFRLPIIRIIEGSGGGGSVKTIETKGAANLPGGIGGNRWYRYTTENMSLVPVIALGLGSVAGLGAARLAASHYSVMTKTSAMFVAGPPVVKRLGQDLGKMELGGADIQTRAGGVDHAVDTEEEAFACARRFLSYLPSSVYELPPTLSCTDDPQRTDEQLISAVPRHRRHVYKMRPIVEAVVDNGSFFEVAQNYGRPIIVGLARLEGRAVMVLASDPYHYGGSWTADACQKVIRWVDFAETFHLPIVYLMDCPGFMVGLEAEKAATIRHGVRAMAAVNQSTVPWCTVIVRNNFGVAGVVHQPADRFSIRYAWPSGYWGSLPLEGGIEAAYRAEIDAAPDPKAKLKEIEDRLNKLRSPFRSAEKFWVEEIIDPRKTRTLLCEFARLAEPLRTPGPPSAMTTRP, from the coding sequence ATGAGTTGGCAGCCGGAGCTCGAGGAACTGGCCCGGCGCGAGGCCTTCGCGCGGGAGATGGGCGGGCCTGACAAGGTCAAGCGTCAGCATGATCAGGGCCGTCTCACTGTCCGCGAGCGCATCGATGGGGTCGTCGATCCCGGCAGCTTTCACGAGATCGGCGCCGTCGCCGGCCTCGGCGAGTATGACGAGCAGGGCGAGCTCACGCATGTAACGCCCGCCAACTGCGTGTTCGGACGCGGCCGCATCGACGGCCGCACCGTCGTCGTGGTCGGTGATGACTTCACCGTGCGCGGCGGCTCAGCCGATGCGTCGATCGCGGCCAAGCCGCTGATGGCGGAGGAGATGGCGCACGACTTCCGCCTGCCCATCATCCGCATCATCGAGGGTTCGGGCGGCGGCGGCTCGGTCAAGACCATCGAGACCAAGGGCGCGGCCAATCTGCCGGGCGGCATCGGCGGCAATCGCTGGTACCGCTACACCACGGAGAACATGTCGCTGGTGCCGGTGATTGCGCTCGGCCTCGGCTCGGTCGCCGGGTTAGGCGCCGCGCGGCTCGCAGCGAGCCATTACTCGGTCATGACCAAGACGTCGGCGATGTTCGTCGCCGGACCGCCGGTGGTGAAGCGGCTGGGGCAGGACCTCGGCAAGATGGAGCTCGGCGGCGCCGACATCCAGACTCGTGCCGGCGGCGTTGACCACGCTGTCGACACCGAGGAGGAAGCGTTTGCCTGCGCGCGCCGCTTCCTGTCCTACCTGCCGTCCTCCGTTTATGAGCTGCCGCCGACATTGTCGTGCACGGATGATCCGCAGCGCACCGACGAGCAGCTGATCAGCGCCGTGCCGCGGCATCGCCGGCACGTCTACAAGATGCGGCCGATCGTCGAGGCGGTCGTCGACAACGGCTCGTTCTTCGAGGTGGCGCAAAATTACGGCCGCCCGATTATCGTGGGGCTGGCGCGCCTCGAAGGCCGCGCGGTCATGGTGCTCGCGAGCGATCCCTATCACTATGGCGGCTCGTGGACGGCGGATGCCTGCCAGAAGGTGATCCGCTGGGTCGATTTCGCCGAAACCTTCCATCTGCCGATCGTCTATCTGATGGACTGCCCCGGCTTCATGGTTGGCCTCGAGGCGGAGAAGGCCGCGACCATCCGCCACGGCGTGCGCGCGATGGCCGCGGTCAATCAGTCGACGGTGCCGTGGTGCACGGTGATCGTGCGCAACAATTTCGGCGTCGCCGGTGTCGTGCATCAGCCGGCGGACCGGTTCTCGATCCGCTACGCCTGGCCGTCGGGTTATTGGGGCTCGCTGCCGCTGGAAGGCGGCATCGAGGCGGCGTACCGCGCCGAGATCGATGCCGCGCCGGATCCGAAGGCCAAGCTGAAGGAGATCGAGGACCGGTTGAACAAGCTGCGCTCGCCGTTCCGCTCGGCCGAGAAGTTCTGGGTCGAGGAGATCATCGACCCACGCAAGACGCGGACGCTGCTGTGCGAGTTCGCGCGTCTCGCCGAACCGCTGCGCACCCCGGGGCCGCCTTCGGCGATGACGACGCGGCCTTGA
- a CDS encoding CaiB/BaiF CoA transferase family protein → MGPLAGIKVIDMTTVLMGPYAAQTLGDYGADVIKVESPEGDVTRKIGPWHHPGMGPVYLNTNRSKRVICLDLKKPRGREAVLRLVKDADVLLYNIRPQAMARLNLGYDVVSVLNPRLVYAGVFGFGQDGPYAAKPAYDDLIQGGAALSHLMAVAGDGTPRYVPNALVDRIVGLTAVGAICASLVHRDRTGRGQRLDVPMFETMSAFIMGDHMGGLTYEPPLDRGGYPRHLSPDRRPYKTADGYICVIVYNDKQWDAFFTASGRTDLRADDRFNTFASRAANIDLVYAELARIFQTRTTAEWTALLDAADVPVMPMHDLESLLDDPHLVATDFFPVVDHPTEGPIRSTRVSATWSETKAEPQRLAARPNEHGEQILRELGFSGEEIAAMIRDGATTPAPAKE, encoded by the coding sequence ATGGGACCGCTTGCGGGCATCAAGGTCATCGACATGACCACCGTGCTGATGGGGCCGTATGCCGCCCAGACCCTCGGCGATTACGGCGCCGACGTCATCAAGGTGGAATCGCCGGAAGGAGACGTCACCCGCAAGATCGGCCCGTGGCACCATCCCGGCATGGGCCCGGTCTATCTCAATACCAACCGCAGCAAGCGCGTGATCTGCCTCGATCTCAAGAAGCCCAGGGGGCGCGAGGCCGTGCTGCGGCTGGTCAAGGACGCCGACGTGCTGCTCTACAACATCCGTCCGCAGGCGATGGCCCGGCTGAACCTCGGTTACGACGTGGTCTCGGTGCTCAATCCGCGACTCGTCTATGCCGGCGTGTTCGGCTTCGGCCAGGACGGGCCCTATGCGGCCAAGCCCGCCTATGACGACCTGATCCAGGGCGGGGCGGCGCTGTCGCATCTGATGGCGGTCGCCGGCGACGGCACCCCGCGCTATGTGCCCAATGCGCTGGTCGACCGCATCGTCGGCCTCACCGCCGTGGGCGCGATCTGTGCGAGCCTCGTGCATCGTGACCGCACCGGGCGCGGCCAGCGCCTGGACGTGCCGATGTTCGAGACCATGTCGGCCTTCATCATGGGCGACCACATGGGCGGGCTCACCTATGAGCCGCCGCTCGACAGAGGCGGCTATCCGCGCCACCTGTCGCCCGACCGCAGGCCCTACAAGACCGCCGACGGCTACATCTGCGTGATCGTCTACAACGACAAGCAATGGGACGCCTTCTTCACCGCGTCCGGCCGCACCGACCTGCGCGCGGATGACAGGTTCAACACGTTCGCGAGCCGCGCCGCCAATATCGATCTGGTCTATGCCGAGCTCGCGCGCATCTTTCAGACGCGCACGACCGCCGAGTGGACGGCACTGCTGGATGCGGCCGATGTGCCGGTGATGCCGATGCACGATCTCGAAAGCCTGCTGGACGATCCGCACCTGGTGGCGACCGATTTCTTTCCCGTGGTCGACCATCCGACCGAAGGCCCGATCCGCAGCACCCGCGTCTCCGCAACCTGGTCCGAGACCAAGGCAGAGCCGCAACGTCTGGCGGCGCGGCCGAACGAGCATGGCGAGCAGATTCTGCGCGAGCTTGGTTTCTCGGGTGAGGAGATCGCTGCGATGATCCGCGACGGTGCAACGACGCCGGCGCCTGCCAAGGAGTGA
- a CDS encoding Zn-ribbon domain-containing OB-fold protein: MSESADWTKGFAAISYQRCACCAHVQYFRRDFCAACGSPALTEHEAGGEGTVYAASLVCRAATPETRAHVPYNIVLVDMREGFRMMAHGDHDLAIGDSVEARFTAFAGGIVPYFGKAK, from the coding sequence ATGAGCGAATCGGCCGACTGGACCAAGGGCTTTGCGGCGATCAGCTATCAGCGCTGCGCGTGCTGCGCCCACGTGCAGTATTTCCGCCGCGACTTCTGCGCGGCCTGCGGCTCGCCCGCGCTCACCGAGCACGAAGCGGGCGGCGAGGGCACCGTCTACGCGGCGTCATTGGTCTGCCGTGCCGCGACGCCGGAGACGCGCGCGCATGTGCCGTACAACATCGTGCTGGTGGATATGCGGGAGGGCTTTCGCATGATGGCCCATGGCGACCACGATCTTGCGATCGGCGATTCGGTCGAAGCGCGCTTCACAGCCTTTGCAGGCGGCATTGTGCCTTACTTTGGGAAAGCGAAATGA
- a CDS encoding acyl-CoA dehydrogenase family protein, with protein MDFALSANQESIRDAVAKICADFDDAYWLKKDKEGGFPFDFHKALADAGWLGICIPEAYGGSGLGILDAAIMMRAISESGAGMSGASAIHMNVFGLNPVVVFGTKEQCARMLPGIVDGSEKACFAVTEPNTGLNTTQLKTRAVRKGDRYVVNGQKVWISTAQVAEKILLLARTTPMEEVKRPTHGLSLFYTDFDRSRITVHEIEKMGRKPVDSNELFFADFEIPVEDRLGEEGRGFDYILHGMNPERILIAAEAVGLGHLALSRASAYAKARNVFNRPIGQNQGIQHPLAKNWMELEAAWLMVLQAGWQYDQGMPCGPAANAAKYLAAEAGFQACEQAVMTHGGFGYAREYHVERYLRESLIPRIAPISPQLILSFIAEKVLGLPKSY; from the coding sequence ATGGATTTCGCGCTCTCGGCCAACCAGGAATCGATCCGTGATGCGGTCGCGAAAATCTGCGCTGATTTCGACGATGCCTATTGGCTGAAGAAGGACAAGGAGGGCGGCTTCCCCTTCGACTTCCACAAGGCGCTGGCCGATGCCGGCTGGCTCGGCATCTGCATTCCCGAGGCGTATGGCGGCTCCGGTCTCGGCATTCTCGATGCCGCGATCATGATGCGCGCGATCTCGGAGTCCGGCGCCGGCATGTCCGGCGCCTCGGCAATCCACATGAACGTGTTCGGGCTCAACCCGGTCGTTGTGTTCGGCACGAAGGAGCAGTGCGCGCGCATGCTGCCGGGCATCGTCGACGGCAGCGAGAAGGCCTGTTTCGCGGTGACCGAGCCCAACACCGGCCTCAACACCACCCAGCTCAAGACCCGCGCGGTGCGCAAGGGCGACCGCTACGTCGTCAATGGCCAGAAGGTGTGGATCTCGACCGCGCAGGTCGCCGAGAAGATCCTGCTGCTGGCGCGCACCACGCCGATGGAGGAGGTGAAGCGTCCGACCCACGGGCTCAGCCTGTTCTACACGGACTTCGATCGCAGCCGCATCACGGTGCACGAGATCGAGAAGATGGGCCGCAAGCCGGTCGATTCCAACGAGCTGTTCTTCGCGGATTTCGAGATTCCGGTCGAGGATCGCCTCGGCGAGGAGGGGCGCGGCTTCGACTACATCCTGCACGGCATGAATCCGGAGCGCATCCTGATCGCCGCTGAAGCCGTCGGGCTCGGCCATCTCGCGCTGTCGCGCGCGTCGGCCTATGCGAAGGCGCGCAACGTGTTCAATCGCCCGATCGGCCAGAACCAGGGCATCCAGCATCCCCTGGCGAAGAACTGGATGGAGCTGGAAGCCGCCTGGCTGATGGTGCTGCAGGCCGGCTGGCAATACGACCAGGGCATGCCCTGCGGCCCGGCGGCGAACGCTGCGAAATATCTCGCCGCCGAGGCCGGCTTCCAGGCCTGCGAGCAGGCCGTGATGACCCATGGCGGCTTCGGCTATGCGCGCGAGTATCACGTCGAGCGTTACCTGCGCGAATCCCTGATCCCCCGCATCGCCCCGATCAGCCCGCAACTGATCCTGAGCTTCATCGCCGAGAAGGTCCTCGGCCTGCCGAAATCGTATTGA
- a CDS encoding GFA family protein has translation MTLYQGKCFCGAVELETDGEPEAMGYCHCSSCRSWSAGPVNAFTLWKPANVRVTKGADAIGTYHKTDMSHRKYCTRCGGHLMTDHPPLGMIDVYAATLPTLKFAPGVHVNYAESVLPIKDGLPKLKDFPAEFGGSGEMMPE, from the coding sequence ATGACGCTTTATCAGGGCAAATGCTTCTGCGGCGCGGTCGAGCTCGAGACCGACGGCGAGCCGGAGGCGATGGGCTATTGCCATTGTTCATCCTGCCGCTCCTGGTCGGCTGGTCCCGTCAACGCCTTCACCTTGTGGAAGCCGGCAAATGTGCGCGTGACCAAGGGGGCGGATGCGATCGGTACCTATCACAAGACCGACATGAGCCATCGCAAATACTGCACGCGCTGTGGCGGGCACCTGATGACCGACCATCCGCCGCTCGGCATGATCGACGTCTATGCCGCGACGCTTCCGACGCTGAAGTTTGCGCCCGGCGTCCACGTCAATTACGCGGAGAGCGTGCTGCCGATCAAGGATGGCCTGCCGAAGCTGAAGGATTTTCCGGCGGAGTTCGGCGGCTCCGGCGAGATGATGCCGGAGTGA
- the ybaL gene encoding YbaL family putative K(+) efflux transporter gives MPHDTPLIATIVAGLGLAFVFGALAQRFRFPPLVGYLLAGVAVGPFTPGFVADQALATELAELGIILLMFGVGLHFSLKDLMSVRAIAVPGAIVQIAAATLMGMALGWMMGWSIGAGLVFGLALSVASTVVLLRAMQERRLMDTERGRIAVGWLIVEDLAMVLALVLIPAFASLSNGNGEALTADPLAAWFGLGLTGVLLLTFVKIGVFMALMLVVGRRLIPWILHYIAHTGSRELFRLAVLAIALGVAFGSTKLFGVSLALGAFFAGMMLGESPLSQRAAQESLPLRDAFAVLFFVSAGMLFDPASIMREPWPLLATLFIIIFGKSAAAFLIVVAFRHPVSTALTISASLAQIGEFSFILAELGGASNLLPKAGRDLILAGAIISIMLNPLLFAALDWLLSRLEQRRADPSAPAAPPPADIPVTRLSDHTIVVGYGRVGRLVGEALQQRGHVFLAVETSDDILKQLRSAGVETIIGNAARSNVLRATNPTAAHALVIAIPEAFEAGQIVEQARSANPALRIVARAHSDAEVDHLKSLGADVVIMGEREIARGMIEELDRRPPDAAPELVPQRAALSVQG, from the coding sequence ATGCCGCACGACACACCTCTCATCGCGACCATCGTCGCAGGCCTCGGCCTTGCCTTCGTCTTCGGAGCCCTGGCGCAGCGGTTCCGTTTTCCGCCGCTGGTCGGCTATCTCCTCGCCGGCGTCGCCGTCGGCCCGTTCACGCCCGGCTTCGTCGCCGACCAGGCGCTGGCGACCGAGCTCGCCGAGCTCGGCATCATCCTCCTGATGTTCGGCGTCGGCCTGCATTTCTCGCTCAAGGACCTGATGTCGGTGCGCGCCATCGCCGTGCCCGGCGCGATCGTACAGATCGCCGCCGCCACCTTGATGGGCATGGCGCTGGGCTGGATGATGGGCTGGTCGATCGGCGCGGGCCTCGTGTTCGGTCTCGCTCTGTCGGTCGCCAGCACCGTGGTGCTGCTGCGCGCGATGCAGGAGCGGCGGCTGATGGACACCGAGCGCGGCCGCATCGCCGTCGGCTGGCTGATCGTCGAAGATCTCGCGATGGTGCTGGCGCTGGTGCTGATCCCGGCCTTCGCCAGCCTCTCCAACGGCAATGGCGAGGCGCTCACCGCCGACCCGCTCGCCGCCTGGTTCGGCCTCGGTCTGACCGGCGTGCTGCTGCTGACCTTCGTCAAGATCGGCGTGTTCATGGCGCTGATGCTGGTGGTCGGCCGGCGGCTGATCCCGTGGATCCTGCACTACATCGCCCACACCGGCTCGCGCGAGCTGTTTCGCCTGGCGGTGCTGGCGATCGCGCTCGGCGTCGCCTTCGGCTCGACCAAGCTGTTCGGCGTGTCGCTCGCGCTTGGCGCCTTCTTCGCCGGCATGATGCTCGGCGAGTCGCCGCTGAGCCAGCGCGCCGCGCAGGAATCGCTGCCGTTGCGCGACGCCTTCGCCGTGCTGTTCTTCGTCTCGGCGGGCATGCTGTTCGATCCGGCGAGCATCATGCGCGAGCCCTGGCCGCTGCTCGCGACGCTGTTCATCATCATCTTCGGCAAATCAGCCGCGGCGTTCCTGATCGTCGTTGCCTTCCGCCATCCGGTCTCGACCGCACTGACGATTTCGGCCAGCCTCGCCCAGATCGGCGAATTCTCCTTCATCCTGGCCGAGCTTGGCGGCGCCTCGAATCTTCTTCCCAAGGCGGGCCGCGACCTGATCCTGGCCGGCGCCATCATCTCGATCATGCTCAATCCGCTGCTGTTCGCGGCGCTCGACTGGCTGCTGTCGCGGCTGGAGCAACGCCGTGCCGATCCATCCGCGCCGGCCGCGCCGCCGCCGGCCGACATCCCGGTGACGCGGCTGAGCGACCACACCATCGTCGTCGGCTATGGCCGCGTGGGGCGCCTCGTCGGCGAGGCCCTGCAGCAGCGCGGGCACGTCTTCCTCGCCGTGGAGACGTCGGACGACATCCTGAAGCAGCTCAGAAGCGCCGGCGTCGAGACCATCATCGGCAACGCGGCGCGCAGCAACGTGCTGCGCGCCACCAATCCAACGGCTGCGCATGCGCTCGTCATCGCCATTCCCGAAGCGTTCGAAGCGGGACAGATCGTCGAGCAGGCACGCAGTGCCAATCCTGCTTTGCGCATCGTCGCGCGGGCGCATTCGGATGCCGAGGTCGATCATCTCAAATCGCTGGGGGCGGATGTCGTCATCATGGGCGAACGGGAGATCGCGCGCGGCATGATCGAGGAGCTCGACCGGCGGCCGCCGGATGCCGCGCCTGAACTGGTGCCGCAGCGGGCGGCGTTGAGTGTTCAGGGGTGA
- a CDS encoding IclR family transcriptional regulator: MGRRSERLSRVGMLPGDLAGEGEVIQVVSRAFDVLRCFEGHDSRLGNLEISNRCGLPRSTVSRLTHTLTRMGQLVYLPRDQKYRIGPSAVAMSTSMTRGLQLRNLIRQRLQDVAEQLPGTVGFVIPDQFHLVYLEFGRAANALGLHETTGSRISMASTAAGHAYVAALEPEMGDALLTEMERELPDAAKLLRPRLEHNRQFLKEHGYVVACGLWSPHINGVALPIWSPQYQTYVVLTIGLLSAMYDEQRLHDEVAQPMRELGRSIAALLQGAEADVFNSRVERKPLQVNAKTNQKNKTITGTGDTNELAAGARGTGPARGLRAGDGRA, from the coding sequence ATGGGACGACGGTCTGAGCGATTGAGCAGGGTGGGCATGCTGCCCGGAGATCTCGCTGGCGAAGGCGAGGTCATTCAGGTGGTGTCGCGGGCGTTCGACGTGCTGCGCTGTTTCGAGGGGCACGATTCTCGGCTCGGAAATCTCGAAATCTCGAATCGCTGCGGTCTGCCGCGGTCGACGGTGTCGCGCCTGACGCACACGCTGACCCGCATGGGACAGCTGGTCTATCTGCCGCGCGACCAGAAATACCGCATCGGCCCGAGCGCGGTCGCGATGAGCACGTCGATGACGCGCGGGCTGCAACTGCGCAATTTGATCCGGCAGCGGCTGCAGGATGTCGCGGAGCAATTGCCGGGCACCGTCGGCTTCGTCATTCCGGACCAGTTTCATCTCGTCTACCTGGAGTTCGGCCGCGCCGCGAACGCGCTCGGTCTGCACGAGACCACCGGCAGCCGCATCTCGATGGCCTCGACCGCCGCTGGTCACGCTTATGTCGCCGCGCTCGAGCCCGAAATGGGCGACGCGCTGCTCACCGAGATGGAGCGGGAGCTGCCGGACGCGGCCAAGCTGCTGCGGCCGCGTCTCGAGCACAACAGGCAGTTCCTCAAGGAGCATGGCTACGTCGTCGCCTGTGGCCTGTGGAGCCCGCACATCAACGGCGTCGCGCTGCCGATCTGGTCGCCGCAATACCAGACCTATGTCGTCCTCACGATCGGCCTGTTGTCGGCGATGTACGACGAGCAGCGCCTGCATGACGAGGTCGCCCAGCCGATGCGCGAGCTCGGCCGCAGCATCGCCGCGTTGCTGCAGGGCGCCGAAGCCGATGTCTTCAACAGCCGGGTGGAGAGAAAGCCGCTCCAGGTGAACGCGAAGACCAACCAGAAGAACAAGACCATCACCGGGACGGGGGACACGAATGAGTTGGCAGCCGGAGCTCGAGGAACTGGCCCGGCGCGAGGCCTTCGCGCGGGAGATGGGCGGGCCTGA
- the glsA gene encoding glutaminase A — translation MTTQHPRPIRHPQHWASAAMPPLQRFLSACHADFWPDHDGAVANYIPELGKADPAHFGISLATLDGHVYEVGDSRVPFTIQSMSKPFVFALALDALGSDQVERVIGVEPSGDPFNSIRLNAENHPFNPMVNAGAITCSGLIRKARGADAFEAIRDALGRFAGRKLDVDDAVFASEVATGDRNRAIAYLLRTSDVIKEPVDDVLAVYFRQCAVLVTARDCAIMAATLANRGVNPVTGEQVVTPYAVSRTLSVMTSSGMYDFAGEWIYRVGIPAKSGVGGGILASLPARLGLGSYSPRLDGHGNSVRGIKVCEALSAHYGLHMLNRSDDARTSIIADYDIGANPSRRSRRAQERKILAAHPDAVRVLELVGTLSFSNVDYVSRQLAASARPQFVIFDLHRVTAMTPAGLRLLAELFHELADFQVTVVLSGIRRSSSEWQEITALTGDISNVRDFYLLDTAIEWAEDQIVYRYGGAIDFLETTELAEQPLLAGLSGDERHELAALATIRHYQQGERILAAGEPATSLFFLRSGVVHVTLPDGIRLATLTAGQCFGEMALLEPVRSADVIADFSATAFEITLDDFERFRARHPKAGERIMRNLAQLLAERLTIANARLNLLAAD, via the coding sequence ATGACGACGCAACATCCGAGGCCGATCCGCCATCCGCAGCATTGGGCGTCCGCCGCGATGCCGCCGCTGCAGCGCTTCCTATCGGCCTGCCACGCCGACTTCTGGCCCGATCATGACGGCGCGGTCGCGAACTACATCCCCGAGCTGGGCAAAGCCGATCCGGCGCATTTCGGCATCAGCCTCGCCACCCTCGACGGTCATGTCTACGAAGTCGGCGACAGCCGCGTGCCGTTCACGATCCAGTCGATGTCGAAGCCGTTCGTGTTCGCGCTCGCGCTCGATGCGCTCGGCTCGGATCAGGTCGAACGCGTGATCGGCGTCGAGCCGTCCGGCGATCCCTTCAACTCGATCCGGCTCAATGCCGAGAACCATCCGTTCAATCCGATGGTCAATGCCGGCGCGATCACCTGCAGCGGCTTGATCCGCAAGGCGAGGGGCGCGGATGCCTTCGAGGCCATCAGGGATGCGCTCGGCCGCTTCGCCGGCCGCAAGCTCGACGTCGACGATGCCGTGTTCGCATCGGAAGTCGCGACCGGCGACCGCAACCGCGCCATCGCCTATCTGCTGCGGACCTCCGACGTCATCAAGGAGCCCGTCGACGACGTGCTCGCGGTCTACTTCCGGCAATGCGCCGTGCTCGTCACCGCGCGCGACTGCGCGATCATGGCCGCAACGCTGGCCAACCGGGGCGTCAATCCCGTGACCGGCGAGCAGGTGGTGACGCCCTACGCCGTGTCACGCACACTCTCGGTCATGACCTCCTCGGGCATGTATGATTTCGCCGGCGAATGGATCTACCGCGTCGGCATTCCCGCCAAGAGCGGCGTCGGCGGCGGCATCCTGGCGAGCCTGCCGGCGCGGCTCGGGCTCGGCAGCTATTCGCCGCGGCTCGACGGCCACGGCAACAGCGTGCGCGGCATCAAGGTCTGCGAGGCGCTGTCGGCGCATTACGGGCTGCACATGCTGAACCGCTCGGATGATGCCCGCACCTCGATCATCGCCGACTACGACATCGGCGCCAATCCGTCGCGGCGCAGCCGCCGCGCGCAGGAGCGCAAGATCCTGGCCGCGCATCCTGACGCGGTGCGCGTGCTCGAGCTGGTCGGCACGCTGTCTTTCTCCAATGTCGACTACGTCTCGCGCCAGCTCGCAGCGAGCGCGCGCCCGCAATTCGTGATCTTCGATCTCCACCGCGTCACCGCCATGACGCCCGCAGGCCTGCGCCTGCTCGCCGAGCTGTTTCACGAGCTGGCCGACTTTCAGGTCACCGTGGTGCTGTCGGGCATCCGTCGTTCCTCCTCGGAGTGGCAGGAGATCACCGCGCTCACCGGCGACATCAGCAACGTGCGTGATTTCTACCTGCTCGACACGGCCATCGAATGGGCCGAGGATCAGATCGTCTACCGCTACGGCGGCGCGATCGATTTCCTCGAGACCACCGAGCTTGCCGAGCAGCCGCTCCTTGCGGGACTTTCCGGAGACGAGCGCCACGAACTCGCCGCGCTTGCCACCATCAGACACTATCAGCAGGGCGAACGCATCCTCGCCGCCGGCGAGCCGGCGACCTCGCTCTTCTTCCTGCGCTCCGGCGTCGTCCACGTCACCCTGCCCGACGGCATCCGGCTGGCGACGCTGACGGCGGGGCAATGCTTCGGCGAGATGGCACTGCTGGAGCCCGTGCGCTCCGCCGATGTCATAGCCGACTTCTCGGCCACCGCCTTCGAGATCACGCTGGATGATTTCGAGCGCTTCCGCGCGCGGCATCCGAAGGCGGGCGAGCGCATCATGCGCAACCTTGCCCAGCTCCTTGCAGAGCGCCTGACGATCGCGAATGCGCGGCTCAACCTGCTCGCGGCGGACTAG